A portion of the Methanomassiliicoccus sp. genome contains these proteins:
- a CDS encoding response regulator: MSNEKKVLVVDDSMVMRAMISDILTKDGGFKVVGQAKNGKEAVEQYVKLCPDLVTMDIIMPGEHGTDVVKKIVEVDKDARIIIVSGLNQKSLVMQALDNGAKDFLVKPFENAELLQAAHKTAR; the protein is encoded by the coding sequence ATGAGCAACGAGAAGAAGGTCCTGGTCGTCGACGATTCCATGGTCATGAGAGCGATGATCAGCGACATATTGACCAAGGATGGCGGATTCAAGGTCGTCGGCCAGGCTAAGAACGGAAAGGAGGCGGTGGAGCAGTACGTGAAACTCTGCCCAGACCTCGTGACGATGGACATAATCATGCCTGGAGAGCATGGTACCGACGTGGTGAAGAAGATCGTGGAGGTGGACAAGGATGCCCGCATCATCATCGTCAGTGGTCTGAACCAGAAGAGTCTGGTCATGCAGGCGCTGGACAATGGGGCGAAGGATTTCCTGGTCAAGCCTTTCGAGAACGCTGAGCTGCTACAGGCAGCCCATAAGACGGCGAGATGA
- a CDS encoding chemotaxis protein CheW, which produces MARKRGKVELTGDVEQIVSFRLGKETFAIVVSQVREIRKVEDITKVPKLPSYIEGVMNLRGQITTVIDLKKRLNIASEGPARSTQSRIIVAEVGDNQLGIIVDAVEDVMRVPKESISLPPKTLAGTESSALTGISKLPDKLIMMLDLEKVMNGVELIRSSQGDASLKAPADKMKTAEV; this is translated from the coding sequence ATGGCTCGCAAGAGGGGTAAGGTTGAGCTCACCGGGGACGTCGAGCAGATAGTGTCCTTCCGGTTGGGAAAGGAGACCTTCGCCATAGTGGTCTCCCAGGTTAGGGAGATCCGCAAGGTCGAGGACATCACCAAGGTTCCCAAGCTCCCCTCGTACATCGAGGGGGTCATGAACCTGCGCGGCCAGATCACCACGGTGATCGACCTCAAGAAGAGGCTTAACATAGCCTCCGAGGGCCCGGCCCGCTCCACGCAATCACGGATCATCGTGGCCGAGGTTGGCGACAACCAGCTCGGCATAATCGTGGATGCGGTGGAGGATGTCATGAGGGTGCCCAAGGAGAGCATCTCCCTTCCCCCCAAAACTCTGGCGGGGACGGAATCATCAGCCCTGACCGGCATCAGTAAGCTGCCGGACAAGCTGATCATGATGCTCGATCTGGAGAAAGTGATGAACGGTGTGGAACTGATCCGCTCGAGCCAAGGCGATGCGTCGCTCAAGGCTCCGGCAGATAAGATGAAGACTGCAGAGGTATAG
- a CDS encoding PAS domain-containing protein: MKQGSEKMIDSDVIASLPVAAYTTDAGWKVVAFNDAAAELTGLNAKDAVGMRIRDIFNGAIGKKGCKVMDAISLGRAIEVKDIEFVNNDEVTHIVTVSARPITDGAGNIIGSVGFMIPQASAGTGSNGNAFLNGIPTPVMAVDSDLKITFMNQAALKMVGKSLDQVLGTSCHLLMNTDHCKGGNCAVRKSMSEDRPLIGDTHAHLQSGEMPIRCSVAPVKDESGKVVGAIELITDITKETEITKEVKRLTEEVHAGNLKARVDASKFEGNYKSIVDGMNETIDTFMKPLKAVVTQLGYMSKGDLSKGFEMEVKGDLAIMRDRLDLCQNAIKALVDDTKALSDAAAKGDFSKRADASKHQGEYANVISGFNQTLDLVVDKTYWYEQIIDALPFPLSVTDANMRMTYLNRASLDILKKPKSELLGQNCQAWNGQVCGTKDCGIMRLRHGQSRTMAERNGKTNQIDVSYLKNAKGEVVGHVEILQDVTKTMRKIKYEQVEVERVAKGLEMLAVGDLTFDTKVGDADEYTQDSKVAYEQIMNNLVKARDAIRALVKDTNALSRAAIQGRLDERANLSQHGGNYKMILDGVNHTLDSVVGDFESIPTPIQFMDKDLRIMYINEAGAKLLGKSKKDLMGMKCADLWNTSKCKTAACPCSEAMRIKGVHTCENDCTVGGNHMDIFCAGAPLKNDAGEVIGAFEFVTDQTAMKQMIKKSQKVSSYQVDSANAIKGVLEEMADGDLTASIELHEADMDTKEAYELFHEVHMAIRKLRLSLINLLTEVNNSVDMVSSTSQELASSAEEMNASTEQVSAAIQQISRGAQNQAAQVDETAKVMAEMASSVETVSSKSESARTAATSASEGALRGKDTVDATIKKMQEIAKVVEESAAVITVLGKRSEEIGEIVDVITNISDQTNLLALNAAIEAARAGEQGRGFAVVAEEVKNLAEDSREAAERIAKMIKEVQQETGKAVEAMHRGTKEAADGIQMVDNTGKAFSEISDAIARTADEASDIAQFMVKQKDGAQRAAKSVDGIASIAEETASSAEESASSTQELTASMEDLTARAQTLSEMAVNLQRVSEQFKIGSEQERVEEPLKPVAKAAPRPAPAEPAPKSKANVPVKVKEALAKRGIEAQ, from the coding sequence ATGAAACAAGGTTCCGAGAAGATGATCGATTCGGATGTGATCGCAAGCCTGCCAGTCGCCGCGTATACCACGGATGCTGGATGGAAGGTAGTGGCGTTCAATGATGCCGCTGCCGAACTGACCGGGCTGAATGCCAAGGATGCCGTAGGAATGAGGATCCGAGACATCTTCAACGGGGCAATCGGCAAGAAGGGCTGCAAGGTCATGGACGCCATATCCTTGGGGAGAGCCATCGAGGTCAAGGACATCGAGTTTGTAAACAACGATGAAGTCACGCACATAGTGACCGTTTCCGCACGGCCAATAACCGACGGTGCCGGGAATATCATCGGTAGTGTCGGGTTCATGATCCCCCAGGCAAGCGCCGGTACCGGCAGCAACGGTAACGCGTTCCTGAACGGTATCCCCACGCCAGTGATGGCCGTGGACTCCGACCTCAAGATCACCTTCATGAACCAGGCTGCCCTCAAGATGGTAGGAAAGAGCCTGGACCAGGTGTTGGGGACATCCTGCCACCTGCTGATGAACACCGACCACTGCAAGGGTGGCAACTGTGCGGTGCGCAAGTCCATGAGCGAAGACCGCCCCCTCATCGGCGATACCCACGCTCACCTTCAGTCGGGAGAAATGCCCATTCGATGCTCCGTTGCTCCGGTAAAAGACGAATCGGGCAAGGTCGTCGGGGCCATCGAACTCATCACCGATATCACCAAGGAGACGGAGATTACCAAAGAGGTCAAGCGCCTGACCGAAGAAGTGCACGCCGGCAACCTGAAGGCCAGGGTGGACGCTTCCAAGTTCGAGGGCAACTATAAGAGCATCGTCGATGGGATGAACGAGACCATCGATACGTTCATGAAGCCCCTGAAGGCGGTTGTAACCCAGCTGGGCTACATGTCCAAGGGCGATCTGTCCAAAGGCTTCGAAATGGAAGTCAAAGGGGATCTGGCGATCATGAGGGATCGATTGGACCTATGTCAGAACGCCATCAAGGCGCTGGTAGATGACACCAAGGCCCTCAGCGATGCCGCGGCTAAGGGCGACTTCAGCAAGCGGGCCGACGCGTCCAAGCACCAGGGCGAGTACGCCAATGTGATATCAGGCTTCAACCAGACCCTGGACCTGGTGGTGGATAAGACCTACTGGTATGAGCAGATCATCGACGCCCTGCCCTTCCCGCTCTCGGTCACCGATGCCAACATGAGGATGACCTATCTGAACAGGGCATCCCTGGACATACTCAAGAAGCCTAAGAGCGAGCTACTGGGCCAGAACTGCCAGGCCTGGAACGGCCAGGTTTGCGGCACTAAGGACTGCGGCATCATGCGCCTGAGGCACGGTCAGAGCAGGACCATGGCCGAGCGCAACGGCAAGACCAACCAGATCGATGTCTCGTACCTTAAGAACGCCAAGGGGGAGGTCGTCGGTCATGTCGAGATACTGCAGGACGTCACCAAGACCATGCGCAAGATAAAGTACGAACAGGTCGAGGTCGAGCGCGTGGCCAAGGGTCTGGAGATGCTCGCCGTCGGCGACCTGACCTTCGATACCAAGGTCGGGGATGCGGACGAGTACACCCAGGATAGCAAGGTGGCATACGAGCAGATCATGAACAACCTGGTCAAGGCCCGTGACGCCATCCGGGCGCTGGTGAAGGATACCAACGCCCTGTCTCGCGCGGCCATCCAGGGTCGCCTAGATGAGCGGGCCAACCTCTCTCAGCACGGCGGTAACTACAAGATGATCCTCGACGGCGTCAACCACACCCTGGACTCTGTGGTCGGCGATTTCGAGTCCATTCCCACCCCCATACAGTTCATGGACAAAGATCTCCGGATCATGTACATCAACGAGGCCGGGGCCAAGCTTCTGGGAAAGAGCAAGAAGGATCTAATGGGCATGAAGTGCGCGGATCTCTGGAACACCTCCAAGTGTAAGACCGCGGCCTGCCCGTGCAGCGAAGCCATGCGCATCAAGGGTGTGCACACCTGCGAGAATGATTGCACCGTGGGCGGGAATCATATGGACATTTTCTGCGCCGGTGCGCCCTTGAAGAACGACGCAGGCGAAGTCATCGGAGCTTTCGAGTTCGTGACCGACCAGACGGCCATGAAGCAGATGATCAAGAAGTCCCAGAAGGTCTCTTCCTACCAGGTGGATTCGGCCAACGCGATCAAGGGCGTGCTCGAGGAGATGGCCGATGGGGACCTCACCGCCTCCATAGAACTGCACGAGGCCGATATGGACACCAAGGAGGCCTACGAGCTATTCCATGAGGTCCACATGGCCATCCGCAAGCTCAGACTGTCGCTGATCAACCTGCTCACCGAGGTCAACAACTCGGTGGACATGGTATCTTCCACCTCGCAGGAGCTGGCCTCCTCGGCAGAGGAGATGAACGCCTCCACCGAGCAGGTCAGTGCCGCGATCCAGCAGATCTCCCGGGGGGCGCAGAACCAGGCCGCCCAGGTGGACGAGACGGCCAAGGTCATGGCCGAGATGGCCTCCTCGGTGGAGACCGTGTCTTCCAAGTCGGAATCCGCCCGCACTGCCGCCACTTCCGCCAGCGAGGGCGCCCTGAGAGGCAAGGACACGGTGGATGCTACGATCAAGAAGATGCAGGAGATCGCCAAGGTGGTCGAGGAATCGGCCGCAGTCATCACCGTCCTGGGCAAGCGCTCGGAAGAGATCGGCGAGATCGTCGACGTCATCACCAACATATCGGACCAGACGAACCTGCTGGCGCTGAACGCCGCGATCGAGGCGGCGAGAGCAGGCGAGCAGGGCCGCGGATTCGCCGTCGTCGCGGAAGAGGTCAAGAACCTCGCCGAGGACTCCCGAGAAGCGGCTGAGCGCATCGCCAAGATGATCAAGGAGGTCCAGCAGGAGACCGGAAAGGCGGTCGAGGCCATGCATCGCGGCACCAAGGAGGCGGCTGACGGCATACAGATGGTCGACAACACCGGAAAGGCGTTCTCGGAGATTTCCGACGCCATCGCCCGCACTGCCGACGAGGCCAGCGACATCGCCCAGTTCATGGTTAAGCAGAAGGACGGAGCCCAGCGCGCGGCCAAGTCGGTGGACGGCATAGCGTCCATCGCCGAGGAGACCGCCTCCTCGGCCGAGGAGTCGGCGTCGTCCACGCAGGAGCTCACGGCGAGCATGGAGGACCTCACGGCGAGGGCCCAGACCCTCAGCGAGATGGCCGTGAACCTTCAGAGGGTCTCCGAGCAGTTCAAGATAGGAAGCGAGCAGGAGAGAGTGGAGGAGCCCTTGAAGCCCGTGGCCAAGGCCGCCCCCCGCCCCGCACCCGCCGAGCCCGCTCCTAAGAGCAAGGCGAACGTGCCGGTGAAGGTCAAGGAAGCGCTGGCCAAGAGGGGCATCGAGGCCCAGTGA
- a CDS encoding protein-glutamate O-methyltransferase CheR — protein MDKVCTDKGFLDLKHLITKQLSLDCDHYKDGYLQRRFAVRMRERGTNSYEDYVRLLKSDPHEFEDLMSDLTINVTQFFRDLAVFKALEEDILPRLIYQKVMNKDPSIRIWSAGCSSGEEPYSMSILLRELLGEEFQNFSLTVVGSDIDEEVLRSAQEGIYLPRQVVNVPKPYLEKYFEREGGNYRVVQEIKDMVKFRNIDLFTSTAGSHFDMILCRNVVIYFTREMQERLYMWFYNALRDGGYFVMGNTETLVGEASDLFKPAFIRERIYQKGAP, from the coding sequence ATGGATAAGGTTTGTACCGACAAGGGCTTCCTGGATCTGAAGCATCTCATCACGAAGCAGCTGTCCCTGGATTGCGACCACTATAAGGATGGTTATCTGCAGAGGCGCTTCGCCGTCCGGATGCGCGAGCGGGGGACGAACAGCTACGAGGATTACGTCCGTTTGCTGAAGAGCGACCCTCACGAGTTCGAGGACCTCATGAGCGATCTGACCATCAACGTCACTCAGTTCTTCAGGGACCTGGCGGTGTTTAAGGCGTTGGAAGAGGACATCCTGCCGAGGCTCATTTACCAGAAGGTGATGAATAAGGATCCGTCGATACGCATATGGAGCGCAGGTTGCTCCAGCGGAGAGGAACCATATTCGATGAGCATCCTACTCCGTGAACTCCTGGGCGAGGAATTCCAAAACTTTTCCCTGACCGTGGTGGGCTCAGATATAGATGAGGAGGTATTGCGGAGCGCCCAGGAAGGCATCTACCTGCCTCGCCAGGTGGTCAATGTCCCCAAGCCCTACCTCGAGAAGTACTTCGAACGCGAGGGCGGCAACTATCGTGTGGTCCAGGAGATCAAGGACATGGTCAAGTTCCGCAATATCGACTTGTTCACGAGCACCGCTGGATCGCACTTCGACATGATCCTGTGCCGCAATGTCGTGATCTACTTCACCCGGGAGATGCAGGAACGCCTGTATATGTGGTTCTACAACGCTCTGCGGGACGGGGGATACTTCGTCATGGGCAACACCGAGACCCTGGTCGGCGAGGCGTCCGATCTGTTCAAGCCCGCCTTCATAAGGGAGCGCATCTACCAGAAGGGGGCGCCATGA
- a CDS encoding zinc ribbon domain-containing protein, which yields MAVSLLVLGLFGRGKKDEKPAKEEKGAFIQCPACGKELHSTIPRCPYCSAFLEIVCPNCDRTTNRSLRNCPYCGKPFDKHK from the coding sequence ATGGCCGTATCCCTCTTGGTCCTGGGCCTGTTCGGGCGAGGCAAGAAGGACGAGAAGCCGGCTAAGGAGGAGAAGGGAGCGTTCATCCAATGTCCAGCCTGCGGAAAGGAGCTGCATAGTACCATCCCTCGCTGCCCGTACTGCTCCGCGTTCCTGGAGATAGTCTGTCCCAACTGCGATCGCACGACCAACCGTAGCCTCAGGAATTGCCCTTATTGCGGCAAGCCGTTCGATAAACACAAGTGA
- a CDS encoding helix-turn-helix domain-containing protein: protein MTQLVDHLMRLGLSEYEARAYIATVALGEGTVKEISVESGVPRSRTYDVMEHLAERGFVQVGNSNPICYRANSPLVSSNHIMEEMRRASDEIVHELGEIGRRAEKAENPIWTLRGGWAIDHKITELLSSAKVGIVLICINNSHMIRYAKLLTERSQELPITAVLTHDPESFAGWLGDTKVRRINKSPPHITKLNGELHENGFVTKDGRYCLELILLIDEETTLALSKENGTSRAIVINGTIMSLFAMETINTVLENSDEVVCNGRPSGRPPTSAPKNIKLVRS, encoded by the coding sequence ATGACACAATTGGTCGACCATCTCATGAGGCTGGGGTTGAGCGAGTACGAGGCACGGGCGTACATCGCCACCGTGGCGCTGGGGGAGGGGACTGTCAAGGAGATAAGCGTGGAGAGCGGGGTTCCCCGCTCCCGGACCTATGATGTCATGGAACACCTGGCGGAGAGAGGCTTCGTGCAGGTCGGCAACTCCAATCCCATCTGCTACCGAGCCAACTCCCCCTTGGTATCCTCCAATCACATCATGGAGGAGATGAGGCGGGCGAGCGATGAGATTGTCCACGAGCTTGGCGAGATCGGCAGGCGAGCAGAGAAGGCAGAGAATCCCATATGGACGCTCAGGGGTGGCTGGGCCATCGATCATAAGATCACCGAGTTGCTGTCCTCGGCCAAGGTGGGCATAGTATTGATCTGCATCAACAACAGCCATATGATCCGCTACGCCAAGCTCCTCACCGAAAGATCTCAGGAATTACCGATCACCGCGGTCCTGACCCACGATCCAGAGAGCTTTGCCGGGTGGCTCGGCGATACAAAAGTACGAAGGATCAACAAATCGCCGCCGCACATCACCAAGCTGAACGGAGAGCTTCATGAGAATGGTTTCGTTACCAAGGACGGACGTTACTGTCTCGAGCTGATCCTCCTCATCGATGAGGAGACCACCCTGGCCCTGTCCAAGGAGAATGGGACTAGTCGGGCCATCGTCATCAACGGAACGATCATGAGCCTCTTCGCCATGGAGACGATAAACACAGTCCTGGAAAATTCTGATGAAGTTGTATGCAATGGCAGGCCCAGCGGTCGTCCGCCAACCTCGGCTCCGAAGAACATCAAGCTCGTAAGGTCATGA
- a CDS encoding MMPL family transporter produces MVFNKIASFITKHYKLIIVVWIVALLVSVPAIMNVDNAVQYNSDFGSVDGYESIQASNIIAEQFQGTEANGSLIILLQADNISDASSRAFVLDLEKRINESQDLKYLSGVSSIYSYYSGYVLEKGIPQLGANMRPAEENVTSTAFIIWGVPAMYLANYAQSGSDSAAYAATAASLQENLTQAHADANTTQMAFGYYGAFTKAWNETSAIPDPMTRATTSVDSAAQALISSLPADQATAKAMMQGVLQGFNLTNFNDQTHVHAFTLNMIGAAAGITNNTFLQEVYDLGPTYDSGAVKAYASSIIDNGTLDTYPIAIPQELRTGFMSSDNRTMLMMLSFSVASDYVEDNGDKPLLDDVNVLRSIISDLKEETGSDITTYATGEAAISADMQASSTNDMKLIEPITIAIIIILMGVMFRSVVGQFLPLAAVGVAVGLSQALVFVIGSTIAQINSTVITMLFAVLMGVGTDYSIFIITRYREERIRGANREQAVHTSVTWAGESIVTSGATVIIAFFAMATASFSFVQTMGLLLGLSIVIALLIALTLVPAVLMLLGNRIFWPTSGKRFESFAKKLMQRKREGNHGYFHRAASFSVKHAGVVIIAAILVTVPTTYIFLTQETSFDFIGSMGDSESIDGMKAMTDDFGAGMITPTKIVVVAPAEVYNNGTFDYGYLDAIDNLTATVAADSHVQKVTSITRPYGEIVDYRNLSALSAEDRATVQAKMLEDLGKDNKTVLMNVILKDEPQSADAVGYMSELRTELSNAQAGLPALVDAKVLVGGETATMYDMSLSTSQQFANIEMLVVIGIFVVLMIVLGSLLLPAFAIVSIAMSISWAFAATTLLFGVGMGKPILWMIPLILFVMLMGIGMDYNVFILTRIREEVHKGKEIRTAVVDAVDWTGGIITALAIIMAGAFGSMMLSSNTMLQEFGFALFLAVLLDAMVVRTYIVPAAIVLMGKWAWWAPGRLQREGRGEKKGDKTKPE; encoded by the coding sequence ATGGTGTTCAATAAGATAGCCAGCTTCATCACAAAACACTACAAGCTTATCATTGTAGTGTGGATCGTCGCGTTGCTGGTATCGGTACCGGCGATCATGAACGTCGATAACGCCGTCCAGTACAATTCCGACTTTGGAAGCGTGGACGGATATGAGTCCATACAGGCCTCGAACATTATTGCCGAGCAATTTCAAGGCACGGAGGCCAACGGGTCGCTCATAATATTACTGCAGGCCGATAATATCTCTGACGCTTCATCTAGGGCCTTTGTGCTCGACCTGGAAAAGCGGATCAATGAGTCTCAGGATCTGAAGTACCTGAGCGGAGTGTCTTCCATCTATTCCTATTACTCTGGATACGTACTAGAGAAGGGCATCCCCCAGCTCGGTGCCAATATGCGGCCGGCGGAGGAGAACGTCACCTCCACTGCATTTATTATCTGGGGCGTGCCGGCGATGTACCTTGCTAATTATGCGCAGAGCGGGTCCGATTCTGCTGCCTACGCCGCGACCGCCGCTTCCCTGCAAGAAAACCTTACCCAGGCCCACGCCGACGCCAACACCACTCAGATGGCCTTCGGATATTATGGGGCGTTCACCAAAGCCTGGAACGAGACCAGTGCGATCCCTGATCCCATGACCAGGGCGACCACCAGCGTCGACAGCGCCGCTCAAGCCCTTATCAGCTCCCTGCCCGCGGACCAGGCTACGGCCAAGGCCATGATGCAGGGCGTCTTACAGGGCTTCAATTTAACCAACTTCAACGATCAGACCCACGTTCATGCCTTTACCCTCAACATGATCGGGGCGGCCGCGGGCATCACGAACAATACCTTCCTGCAGGAGGTCTATGACCTCGGGCCGACTTACGACAGCGGCGCGGTGAAGGCTTATGCAAGTTCGATCATAGACAATGGAACCCTGGACACCTACCCGATCGCCATTCCCCAGGAGCTCCGTACCGGCTTCATGTCCTCCGATAACCGGACCATGCTCATGATGCTGTCCTTCAGCGTTGCCTCCGATTACGTTGAGGATAATGGGGATAAGCCTCTGCTGGATGATGTCAATGTGCTGAGGTCGATCATCTCCGATCTCAAGGAGGAGACCGGGTCGGACATCACGACCTATGCCACCGGCGAGGCCGCCATTTCCGCGGATATGCAGGCCAGCTCGACCAATGACATGAAGTTGATCGAACCCATCACCATCGCCATCATCATTATCCTGATGGGCGTGATGTTCCGGTCGGTGGTCGGACAGTTCCTTCCGCTCGCTGCGGTGGGAGTAGCCGTCGGCCTGAGCCAGGCTCTGGTGTTCGTAATAGGCTCGACCATCGCCCAGATCAACAGCACCGTCATCACCATGCTCTTCGCCGTCCTTATGGGCGTGGGAACCGATTACTCGATCTTCATCATCACCCGATATCGCGAGGAAAGGATCAGAGGTGCTAACAGAGAGCAGGCGGTTCACACTTCGGTCACCTGGGCCGGGGAGTCTATCGTCACCTCGGGCGCCACGGTCATCATCGCCTTCTTCGCCATGGCCACCGCCTCGTTCTCCTTCGTCCAGACCATGGGCCTGCTGCTGGGCCTCTCGATCGTAATCGCCCTGCTCATCGCCCTTACCCTCGTGCCCGCAGTCCTCATGCTGCTCGGTAACCGCATATTCTGGCCGACCTCCGGAAAGCGGTTCGAATCCTTCGCTAAGAAGCTTATGCAGAGGAAGAGGGAGGGAAACCACGGTTACTTCCACCGGGCGGCCTCGTTCTCGGTCAAGCACGCCGGGGTCGTGATCATCGCCGCCATCTTGGTCACCGTGCCCACGACCTACATCTTCCTGACCCAGGAGACGAGCTTCGACTTCATCGGGAGCATGGGCGACTCGGAGAGCATCGATGGCATGAAAGCCATGACTGATGACTTCGGCGCAGGGATGATCACCCCCACCAAGATCGTGGTCGTCGCACCCGCCGAGGTGTACAATAATGGCACCTTCGACTATGGCTACCTTGACGCCATAGATAATCTGACAGCAACCGTGGCGGCCGACTCCCATGTTCAGAAGGTCACCTCCATCACCCGCCCATACGGCGAGATTGTTGACTATCGCAACCTCAGTGCCTTGTCGGCGGAGGATCGGGCCACCGTGCAGGCAAAAATGCTCGAGGACCTGGGGAAGGACAACAAGACCGTGCTCATGAACGTCATCCTCAAGGACGAACCGCAGAGCGCCGATGCTGTAGGTTACATGTCCGAGCTGAGGACCGAGCTGTCCAATGCTCAGGCAGGCCTGCCGGCTCTGGTCGATGCCAAGGTCCTGGTGGGCGGGGAGACCGCTACCATGTATGACATGAGCCTTAGCACCTCGCAACAGTTCGCCAACATCGAGATGCTGGTGGTCATCGGCATCTTCGTGGTGCTGATGATCGTCCTAGGCTCTCTGCTGCTGCCGGCATTTGCCATCGTGTCCATTGCCATGAGCATCTCCTGGGCCTTCGCCGCCACCACGCTCCTCTTCGGCGTGGGCATGGGCAAACCGATCCTGTGGATGATACCTCTCATCCTGTTCGTCATGCTCATGGGCATTGGAATGGACTACAATGTGTTCATCCTCACTCGCATCAGGGAGGAGGTCCATAAGGGGAAAGAGATCAGGACCGCGGTCGTGGATGCGGTCGACTGGACCGGTGGCATCATCACCGCCCTGGCCATTATCATGGCCGGTGCCTTCGGCAGCATGATGCTGTCCTCGAACACCATGCTCCAGGAGTTCGGGTTCGCCCTGTTCCTGGCGGTCCTCTTGGACGCCATGGTGGTGAGGACATACATCGTCCCCGCGGCTATCGTCCTCATGGGCAAGTGGGCCTGGTGGGCTCCTGGCCGCCTCCAGCGGGAGGGTCGAGGGGAGAAGAAGGGAGATAAGACCAAACCTGAGTGA
- a CDS encoding response regulator has protein sequence MHINALYVDDEASLHDVVKLFLEQSGEINVDCAPSVDAAERSLQTQGYDVIISDYQMPGISGIEFLKRLRSRNYEIPFILYTGRGREEVVIDALNSGADFYMQKGGAPRVQFAELENYIRQGVQRYRSERAKREGEERFRSLVNNSFEGIAVHIGHVMVEANSAFCRITGYTREELLGRSISELYSQRSWEVMLEKFKHPVAEPYDVQIVRKDGTEIEVKTRGKDIEWGGQVARFSTVLDFYDRDDKQGG, from the coding sequence GTGCACATCAACGCTCTGTACGTGGACGACGAAGCTTCTCTTCACGACGTGGTGAAGCTGTTCCTGGAACAATCAGGGGAGATCAATGTCGATTGCGCGCCCTCCGTTGATGCTGCCGAAAGGAGCCTCCAAACACAAGGGTACGATGTGATCATCTCGGACTACCAGATGCCAGGGATCAGTGGCATCGAGTTCCTGAAGCGCCTGCGTTCTCGTAACTACGAGATACCGTTCATCCTCTACACCGGCCGGGGAAGAGAGGAGGTTGTCATCGATGCCCTCAACTCCGGTGCCGACTTTTACATGCAGAAAGGGGGAGCCCCGCGGGTCCAGTTCGCCGAGCTTGAGAACTATATCCGGCAGGGGGTCCAGAGATACCGTTCCGAGAGGGCCAAACGGGAGGGTGAGGAGCGCTTCCGAAGTCTGGTCAACAACTCCTTCGAGGGGATCGCAGTCCACATCGGCCATGTGATGGTGGAGGCTAACAGCGCCTTCTGCCGGATAACTGGTTACACTCGCGAGGAGCTACTGGGCAGGAGCATCTCCGAGCTTTACTCGCAGCGTTCTTGGGAGGTTATGTTGGAGAAGTTCAAACACCCGGTCGCTGAACCCTACGATGTACAGATCGTGAGGAAGGACGGGACGGAGATCGAGGTCAAGACCCGCGGAAAGGACATTGAATGGGGCGGACAGGTCGCCAGGTTCAGCACCGTCCTCGATTTTTATGATCGAGACGACAAACAAGGCGGCTGA
- a CDS encoding DJ-1/PfpI family protein, whose translation MIYDGCVRFEVIITAYFVQQRGEVVAFGLDTGEVRSAEGSQLRPDVSLSELDPDALEAFIVPGGQPEGILDGPPLAEKPQVFKRPRNILATICAGPYTSPGPGAGGKDVSSSILNDQTIFRQGPILMTTLSETVTS comes from the coding sequence TTGATCTACGATGGTTGTGTGCGGTTCGAGGTCATCATAACGGCATATTTTGTCCAGCAGAGGGGTGAGGTCGTAGCCTTCGGCCTGGATACGGGGGAGGTGCGCTCAGCCGAGGGGTCCCAGCTGCGGCCAGACGTTTCATTATCGGAGCTGGATCCCGATGCCCTTGAGGCATTTATCGTTCCCGGCGGGCAGCCCGAAGGAATCCTGGACGGCCCGCCCCTGGCTGAAAAGCCGCAGGTTTTTAAACGCCCGAGGAATATCCTGGCGACCATTTGCGCGGGCCCATACACCTCTCCCGGGCCGGGTGCTGGAGGGAAGGATGTTTCCTCATCCATCTTGAACGACCAAACCATTTTCCGACAGGGGCCTATTCTGATGACGACCTTGTCCGAGACGGTAACATCGTGA